A single Gemmatimonadota bacterium DNA region contains:
- a CDS encoding carbohydrate ABC transporter permease: LIEAARMDGCGEWGVFQRVILPLAKPGMGVLAIFTFMGVWNDFLWPLIVINQSSMLTLQVGLNSLQNQYYTDYGLLMAGAAVSALPMIAFFLVFQPYFVRSITIGAVKG; the protein is encoded by the coding sequence AACTCATCGAGGCTGCGCGCATGGATGGTTGCGGGGAGTGGGGGGTATTTCAGCGGGTGATCCTGCCGCTGGCGAAACCGGGGATGGGCGTGCTGGCCATCTTCACCTTCATGGGGGTATGGAACGACTTCCTGTGGCCGCTGATCGTGATTAACCAAAGCTCGATGCTGACCCTGCAGGTCGGGCTCAACTCCCTGCAGAACCAGTACTACACCGACTACGGCCTGCTCATGGCCGGGGCCGCGGTGTCGGCCCTGCCCATGATCGCCTTCTTTCTCGTCTTCCAGCCCTATTTCGTGCGGAGCATTACGATCGGAGCGGTGAAGGGGTAG
- a CDS encoding GNAT family protein — protein MLDEILAQEYPKQETLKDGTKVSIRPLEADDVEALYAFFQSIPRKDRIFLKDDIRDKSIIQGWCSNIDWDVVIPIVAIVDDDIVAEVSLHRERRGWKSHIGKLRLVVHPDFRRQGLAVDMINELIAVALHTGSIEQLNAECMVDVQRGAILLLQLVGFVQRAILPGQVRDIEGSVHDLALLSYTLRDQEDFPALD, from the coding sequence ATGCTGGATGAAATCCTGGCCCAGGAATATCCGAAACAGGAGACGTTGAAGGACGGTACCAAGGTTTCGATCCGCCCGCTCGAAGCGGACGACGTGGAAGCGCTGTACGCCTTTTTCCAGTCGATCCCGCGCAAGGACCGGATCTTCCTGAAGGACGATATCCGCGACAAGAGCATCATCCAGGGATGGTGCAGCAATATCGACTGGGACGTCGTCATCCCCATCGTGGCGATCGTGGACGACGATATCGTCGCCGAGGTCTCGCTGCATCGCGAGCGCCGCGGATGGAAAAGCCATATCGGCAAGCTCCGCCTCGTCGTACACCCCGACTTCCGCCGCCAGGGGTTGGCCGTCGATATGATCAACGAACTGATCGCCGTCGCCCTTCACACCGGATCCATCGAGCAGCTCAACGCCGAGTGCATGGTGGACGTCCAGCGCGGCGCGATCCTCCTGCTGCAGCTCGTCGGGTTCGTGCAGCGCGCCATCCTGCCCGGCCAGGTCCGCGACATCGAGGGAAGCGTGCACGACCTCGCCCTGCTTTCCTACACCCTGCGCGACCAGGAAGACTTCCCGGCCCTGGACTAG